In Acaryochloris sp. CCMEE 5410, the following proteins share a genomic window:
- a CDS encoding metal ABC transporter permease, whose product MNALIASIPLWDWIVEPLQYGFLVQAIWVSAFVGLVCAVLSCYITLKGWSLMGDAISHAVVPGVVVAYALNIPFAIGAFVFGFGATVAIGYVKSNTRLKEDAVIGVIFTGFFAFGLVLVTKIPSNIDLFHILFGNVLGISQQDIIQTLIAGTITLVVILLRRKDLMLFCFDPNHAKAIGLNTQAIYYTLLSVLALTIVTALQTAGIILVISMLVTPGSIAYLLSDRFDHMLIISVISSIFSCVMGTYLSYHLDISTGGSIVTLLTLVFIVTMFLSPKYGVLAQHLKRKYQP is encoded by the coding sequence ATGAATGCTTTGATTGCATCTATTCCTCTGTGGGATTGGATCGTAGAACCCTTGCAATATGGATTTTTGGTGCAAGCGATCTGGGTGAGTGCCTTTGTGGGACTAGTTTGTGCGGTACTCTCTTGCTACATCACCCTGAAAGGGTGGTCACTGATGGGAGACGCTATTTCTCATGCAGTTGTACCTGGAGTTGTCGTAGCTTACGCCCTGAATATCCCCTTTGCCATTGGTGCGTTTGTATTCGGGTTTGGGGCTACGGTTGCCATCGGTTATGTCAAGTCCAATACCCGGCTGAAAGAAGATGCGGTAATTGGGGTGATCTTCACTGGATTTTTTGCCTTCGGCCTCGTACTAGTCACCAAAATTCCCAGCAATATTGATCTATTTCATATCCTGTTTGGCAATGTCTTGGGAATTTCTCAACAGGATATTATCCAAACCTTGATTGCAGGGACCATTACGCTGGTAGTCATTCTCCTGCGGCGTAAAGATCTGATGCTGTTTTGTTTCGATCCGAACCACGCTAAAGCCATTGGTCTGAATACCCAGGCCATATACTACACCCTACTTTCTGTGCTAGCCCTAACGATTGTCACCGCTCTGCAGACGGCAGGCATTATCTTAGTCATCTCAATGTTAGTGACACCGGGCTCAATAGCTTATTTGTTGAGCGATCGCTTTGACCATATGCTGATAATTTCAGTGATCAGTAGCATTTTCTCTTGTGTAATGGGCACCTATCTCAGTTATCACTTGGATATTTCTACGGGGGGTAGTATTGTCACGCTCTTAACACTGGTATTTATAGTGACAATGTTTCTCTCCCCCAAATATGGCGTTCTAGCACAGCATTTAAAGAGAAAATATCAGCCTTAA
- the radC gene encoding DNA repair protein RadC — protein sequence MANAILHIRDLPVEDRPRERLMNNGANQLSSAELLTILLGTGQGPGKLSAMGLGQSLLKELNQDQDPLKRLRQITPEELTQIHGIGQAKAATILAAIELGRRVHHPSPNLGTIIDDPSVAVEALSEHLMGQIKEKFAVLLLDVKHRLLGTHIVSVGTATETLAHPREIFGEIIRRGASRAIIAHNHPSGMADPSQDDITLTRQLLDAAKIMGIPILDHLVIGNGSFTSLRQTTSLWEDVTE from the coding sequence ATGGCTAACGCAATCCTTCACATCCGTGATCTCCCCGTTGAAGATAGGCCAAGAGAACGGCTGATGAATAATGGTGCTAATCAGCTCAGCAGTGCTGAACTCCTCACCATCTTGTTGGGAACGGGACAGGGACCAGGGAAACTTTCGGCGATGGGTCTAGGTCAGTCGTTACTCAAAGAATTAAATCAAGATCAAGACCCCCTAAAACGTCTCAGACAAATCACCCCGGAAGAGCTAACTCAAATTCATGGCATTGGCCAAGCTAAAGCTGCCACAATACTAGCTGCCATCGAATTAGGGAGAAGAGTTCATCATCCGAGCCCTAACCTAGGAACCATCATCGATGATCCATCGGTAGCTGTTGAAGCCTTATCAGAACACCTCATGGGGCAGATCAAGGAAAAATTTGCAGTACTCCTGCTCGACGTAAAACATCGTCTGCTTGGAACACACATCGTTTCCGTTGGCACAGCAACCGAAACCCTAGCGCATCCCCGTGAAATATTTGGGGAAATCATTCGCAGAGGTGCTTCACGAGCCATCATTGCTCACAATCACCCCAGTGGCATGGCAGACCCCAGTCAAGACGATATTACCCTAACTCGGCAGCTCCTAGATGCAGCCAAAATTATGGGTATTCCAATCCTCGATCATTTAGTCATTGGGAACGGTTCGTTTACCAGCCTTCGCCAAACCACATCCCTTTGGGAGGATGTCACCGAATAA
- a CDS encoding Rpn family recombination-promoting nuclease/putative transposase — translation MKTDSIFYRIFQTDPGILFELLGQSPEVAQGYEFKSVEIKQVSFRIDGVLLPTPDASDQTVWFVEFQFQRDSLFYQRFFSEIYLYLKLYPETVDWQAVVIYPKHSIEPAHPYTLRANLNSDQVHRIYLTDLDESIDSLGVGLMRLIVVDSVDTVTQAQALLSKAQAQTQTNPRFAAIIEMIETIVVYKFPQLSREEIENMLGLSELKQTKVYQEALDEGRQEGEQTGILKGKLEGEQSLVLRLLNRRIGDVSPELRSQIQSLPLDQLEALGEALLDFTESSDLVNWLQDHRSE, via the coding sequence TTGAAAACAGACTCCATTTTCTACCGCATCTTTCAGACAGACCCTGGCATCTTATTTGAGCTGTTAGGTCAATCCCCTGAAGTCGCTCAAGGCTATGAATTTAAGTCGGTTGAAATCAAACAAGTCTCCTTTCGCATCGATGGCGTTCTGTTGCCTACCCCAGACGCTTCAGATCAGACAGTCTGGTTTGTGGAATTTCAGTTTCAACGTGACTCTCTCTTCTATCAACGGTTCTTTTCTGAAATTTATCTGTATCTGAAACTTTATCCCGAGACAGTGGACTGGCAAGCTGTCGTTATCTATCCCAAGCACAGCATCGAGCCTGCTCATCCCTATACCTTGCGAGCCAATTTAAACAGTGATCAGGTACATCGAATTTATCTAACAGACCTGGATGAATCAATTGACTCTCTGGGGGTAGGTCTGATGCGGTTGATTGTGGTTGATTCAGTAGATACCGTCACCCAGGCTCAAGCTTTGCTTTCAAAGGCTCAAGCCCAGACACAGACAAATCCTAGGTTTGCGGCGATAATAGAGATGATTGAAACGATTGTGGTCTATAAGTTTCCTCAACTAAGTCGGGAAGAGATAGAGAACATGTTGGGCTTAAGTGAACTCAAGCAAACGAAGGTGTACCAGGAAGCCTTGGATGAAGGTCGCCAGGAAGGGGAACAGACTGGCATCCTCAAAGGGAAACTTGAAGGTGAACAGTCACTTGTCCTCCGCCTTCTTAACCGACGCATTGGTGACGTTTCTCCAGAGTTGCGATCGCAAATCCAATCCCTACCTCTCGACCAACTCGAAGCATTAGGTGAAGCCTTGCTCGACTTTACAGAATCCTCTGATTTGGTGAACTGGTTGCAGGACCATCGATCTGAGTAA
- a CDS encoding DUF932 domain-containing protein encodes MLQGLSLDALANEIQEQAQLKQDFAVESQQIQMTPQGDRLLVPKLGLDLLVNDMAHRQMGASMKIHRKYYLQMLHNAPDLLATNVNYWLQRQGQRTHVLRTMEGTARAFLGGGYGIVDHEHLLLPLLLKLRELDDDLEVLSTGLTENRLFLKLAFPKLEGEIRKGDVIRSGVTICNSETGLGGLNTFQANFRLVCTNGMTRMERGMRFSIRHSGQRHELGEILDPDVAAEKVERFLEHFNEARDEAAFQTTLEQMRRATQQSVEVSADVLLENARQHFGLTLDEQKNALENILMEEDLTQYGLMNAFTATAKQVHSYARASELEAMGSKILNLSPHNWRELATAQ; translated from the coding sequence ATGCTTCAAGGTTTATCTTTGGATGCGTTGGCGAATGAGATTCAGGAACAGGCTCAGTTGAAGCAGGATTTTGCGGTGGAGTCTCAACAGATTCAGATGACTCCACAGGGCGATCGCTTGCTCGTTCCTAAATTGGGCCTGGATCTATTGGTGAATGATATGGCTCACCGGCAGATGGGGGCTTCGATGAAGATTCATCGTAAGTACTATCTACAGATGTTGCACAATGCACCTGATTTGCTGGCGACCAATGTCAATTACTGGCTACAACGTCAAGGACAACGCACTCATGTCCTCCGAACAATGGAGGGGACGGCTCGGGCGTTCTTGGGGGGTGGCTATGGCATCGTGGATCATGAGCATTTGCTGTTGCCGTTGCTACTGAAGCTACGAGAGTTAGACGATGACCTGGAGGTCTTGAGTACAGGGCTGACGGAGAATCGGCTGTTCCTGAAGCTGGCGTTCCCGAAGCTGGAAGGTGAGATCCGAAAAGGAGACGTGATTCGCTCAGGGGTGACGATTTGCAATTCTGAGACGGGATTGGGGGGACTCAATACGTTTCAAGCGAATTTCCGCCTAGTCTGTACGAATGGGATGACGCGAATGGAGCGGGGAATGCGCTTCTCGATCCGCCATTCGGGTCAGCGTCATGAGCTGGGGGAAATCCTCGATCCTGATGTCGCGGCTGAGAAGGTTGAGCGCTTTTTGGAACACTTCAATGAGGCCAGGGATGAGGCGGCGTTTCAAACGACGCTGGAGCAAATGAGACGCGCTACGCAGCAGTCCGTGGAGGTCTCGGCGGATGTGCTCTTGGAGAATGCGCGGCAGCACTTTGGACTGACCCTCGATGAGCAAAAAAATGCCCTTGAAAATATCCTCATGGAGGAGGATTTGACCCAGTATGGCCTGATGAATGCGTTCACGGCGACGGCGAAGCAGGTTCACTCCTACGCTAGAGCCTCTGAACTCGAAGCGATGGGCTCTAAAATCCTTAACCTCTCTCCCCATAATTGGAGAGAACTCGCTACCGCTCAGTAA
- the iscB gene encoding RNA-guided endonuclease IscB, with protein MSNYVFVIDTNHRQLNPSTPGVARSLLNARKAAIYRRYPFTIILKKEVTGLVEPCQLKIDPGSRATGLAILQGNRVLWGAELTHRGQSIKNSLESRRSLRRGRRGRKTRYRQPRFLNRTRPKGWLAPSLMHRILTTMTWVNRLIKLCPIQSIAQELVRFDTQVIQNPEISGTQYQQGTLYQYETREYLLEKWGRQCVYCGQEDTPLEVEHIVSRSKGGSNRVSNLTIACVPCNQKKSNRSIEDFLSGKPDLLKRIKAQAKAPLKDAAAVNATRWKLFNALKEMGLPVSVGTGGQTKFNRKQQDLPKAHWIDAAATGKDIPELEFCTSQPLLIQCSGHGTRQMCGTDKYGFPIRYRSKKRIHYGFQTGDIVKAVVTQGKKIGSYMGRVLCRKSGNFDISTKDGRVTGISHKYCTHIHKKDGYNYAF; from the coding sequence ATGTCCAACTATGTTTTTGTCATTGATACCAACCATAGACAACTCAATCCTTCTACGCCAGGTGTGGCACGTTCACTCTTGAATGCAAGGAAGGCGGCAATCTATCGACGGTATCCATTCACTATTATTCTAAAGAAGGAAGTTACGGGACTAGTTGAGCCTTGCCAACTCAAGATTGACCCAGGTTCTAGAGCAACAGGGTTAGCGATTCTCCAAGGCAATAGAGTTCTCTGGGGTGCGGAACTAACCCATAGAGGCCAATCTATCAAGAACAGTTTGGAGTCTCGCCGCTCACTTCGTAGGGGCCGACGAGGACGAAAAACCCGATATCGTCAGCCCAGATTTCTCAATCGAACTCGACCAAAAGGCTGGCTAGCTCCCTCCTTAATGCACCGGATATTGACCACCATGACTTGGGTAAATCGGCTAATCAAGCTTTGCCCAATCCAATCCATCGCCCAAGAACTAGTAAGGTTTGATACCCAAGTAATACAAAATCCTGAGATATCAGGTACTCAGTACCAGCAAGGCACTCTTTATCAATACGAGACACGAGAATATCTCCTCGAAAAATGGGGACGGCAATGTGTCTACTGCGGTCAAGAAGACACTCCTTTAGAAGTAGAGCATATTGTTTCCCGCTCCAAAGGTGGGAGTAACCGCGTCTCTAATCTCACAATTGCCTGTGTGCCCTGCAATCAAAAGAAGTCTAATCGTTCTATCGAAGACTTTCTATCGGGCAAACCTGATCTGCTTAAGCGGATCAAGGCCCAGGCGAAAGCACCGCTTAAGGATGCCGCAGCCGTTAACGCGACACGATGGAAACTATTCAATGCGCTGAAAGAGATGGGCCTTCCTGTTTCAGTTGGGACAGGTGGTCAGACCAAGTTTAACCGCAAGCAACAGGACTTACCCAAGGCGCATTGGATTGATGCAGCGGCAACAGGGAAAGATATACCCGAGCTTGAGTTCTGCACTAGTCAGCCGTTGTTGATTCAATGTTCTGGTCATGGCACACGTCAAATGTGTGGCACAGACAAATACGGGTTCCCAATCCGTTATCGGTCGAAGAAGAGGATTCACTACGGCTTCCAGACTGGTGATATCGTCAAGGCTGTTGTTACGCAAGGTAAAAAGATTGGCTCTTATATGGGGCGTGTTTTATGCCGAAAGTCTGGCAACTTCGATATCTCGACAAAAGATGGACGAGTAACCGGAATCAGTCACAAGTATTGCACTCATATTCATAAAAAGGATGGTTACAATTATGCTTTCTAG
- a CDS encoding DUF6876 family protein, with amino-acid sequence MLTASELLADLDHYYCTTQHYKHPFGLLYTDGVKALAMGGECYWLIDAIASYQPGKVIRANPMLLEFQLWMLTVKEDHSAALACYEDSPETCEPVITQNIPNTNFVLPEIKLYKVGCYSYLLNIELNCL; translated from the coding sequence ATGCTAACTGCTTCTGAACTGCTTGCTGATCTTGATCATTACTATTGCACTACACAACATTACAAACACCCCTTTGGCCTTCTCTATACCGATGGCGTTAAAGCACTGGCTATGGGTGGGGAATGCTACTGGCTCATCGATGCGATCGCTAGCTACCAACCAGGAAAAGTCATCCGCGCTAATCCTATGCTCCTAGAGTTCCAGTTATGGATGTTGACGGTAAAAGAAGACCACAGCGCAGCTTTGGCTTGCTACGAAGATAGCCCCGAAACTTGTGAACCTGTGATTACACAGAACATCCCTAATACCAATTTCGTTCTGCCAGAAATCAAGCTTTATAAGGTGGGGTGTTACTCTTACCTTCTGAACATTGAGCTGAACTGTCTTTAA
- a CDS encoding DUF6429 family protein, with product MQPDYDKIDDAVLALLALNIHDETEQGARSWKGHDWEALNRLHHKGWISDPVTKAKSVILTPEGLARSRELFKQLFTKET from the coding sequence ATGCAGCCCGACTATGACAAAATTGATGATGCCGTTCTCGCTTTGCTAGCCCTGAACATCCATGATGAAACTGAACAGGGGGCTCGCAGTTGGAAAGGGCACGATTGGGAGGCTCTTAATCGGTTGCACCACAAAGGGTGGATCAGTGACCCTGTCACCAAGGCCAAATCTGTAATTCTGACACCTGAAGGACTAGCGAGAAGCCGAGAGCTATTCAAACAGCTATTTACAAAAGAGACCTGA
- a CDS encoding ATP-grasp domain-containing protein yields MRILYPCNPLEPKEPDQPYTDECIAIQQLGIPVSLFAYDNLSFGDFKPLPRIESGEMVLYRGWMFNIIAYQEFTDFIRKKGGIPLTSAADYAHCHHLNQWYSACADLTPETVFLERDSNYLEQISNLKWDAYFIKDFVKSNTDGQGSIANTPEQAVKIIGLIEQYRGEIEGGVSVRKVECFQPQSELRFFVVNGTAYSPIPEVPAIVETVTQRIDAPFYSVDVAKTVEGKERIIELGDGQVSERKTWTLERFINILAQIG; encoded by the coding sequence ATGAGAATACTGTACCCTTGCAACCCGCTTGAACCGAAAGAACCGGATCAGCCTTATACAGACGAATGCATTGCCATCCAACAATTAGGAATACCTGTTTCTCTATTTGCCTATGATAATTTGAGCTTTGGTGATTTCAAACCTTTACCACGCATTGAGTCAGGTGAAATGGTTTTGTATCGCGGCTGGATGTTTAATATCATCGCTTATCAAGAATTTACCGACTTTATCCGCAAAAAAGGGGGGATTCCACTTACTTCAGCCGCAGATTATGCTCATTGCCATCATCTCAATCAGTGGTATTCAGCCTGTGCTGATCTCACCCCTGAAACAGTATTTCTTGAAAGGGACTCAAACTATCTGGAGCAAATATCAAACTTGAAATGGGACGCTTATTTCATCAAAGACTTTGTGAAATCCAACACTGATGGTCAAGGGTCAATAGCCAATACCCCAGAACAAGCGGTTAAAATTATCGGACTGATCGAACAGTATCGGGGAGAGATAGAAGGAGGTGTTTCTGTTCGCAAAGTAGAGTGTTTTCAACCCCAATCAGAATTGAGATTTTTTGTGGTCAATGGCACAGCTTATTCGCCCATCCCTGAAGTACCTGCCATTGTTGAAACCGTCACTCAACGGATTGATGCTCCATTTTACTCAGTTGATGTCGCCAAAACCGTTGAAGGAAAGGAGCGCATAATTGAGCTAGGAGATGGTCAGGTCTCAGAGCGCAAAACTTGGACTCTTGAGCGTTTTATCAATATACTGGCTCAAATTGGTTAG
- a CDS encoding metal ABC transporter ATP-binding protein, giving the protein MNSTTQSFGITVDNLSVTYNNARLALYNATCNVEPGTITGLVGPNGCGKSTLFKSIMGFLRPTQGQIRVQGLPVQKAQKRQLMAYVPQADEVDWNFPVSVFDVVMMGRYGYMNLLRIPSAKDRRLVMSSLERVGMVDFRHRQIGELSGGQKKRAFLARALAQESKVMLLDEPFTGVDVKTEKRIIDLMLQLRQENHTILISTHDLASVSTFCDRTILLNQTILASGTTAETFTEENLALTFGGLPIRSLNPMPLQSEVEA; this is encoded by the coding sequence ATGAATTCTACAACTCAATCCTTCGGCATTACAGTGGATAATCTGAGCGTGACCTACAATAATGCCCGCTTAGCTCTGTATAATGCGACGTGCAACGTAGAACCTGGAACAATTACGGGCTTGGTCGGACCCAACGGCTGCGGTAAATCAACCCTGTTCAAATCAATTATGGGTTTTTTGCGTCCTACTCAGGGCCAAATTCGGGTACAAGGTTTGCCTGTCCAAAAAGCCCAAAAGCGGCAGTTAATGGCCTATGTCCCGCAAGCCGATGAGGTGGACTGGAATTTTCCAGTGAGCGTTTTTGATGTAGTGATGATGGGACGCTACGGCTATATGAATTTGCTGCGAATTCCCTCTGCCAAGGATCGACGGCTAGTGATGTCCAGTCTAGAGCGAGTTGGTATGGTTGATTTTCGCCATCGTCAGATTGGAGAACTATCGGGTGGCCAGAAAAAGCGGGCATTTCTGGCACGGGCATTGGCCCAAGAAAGCAAGGTCATGTTATTAGATGAGCCATTTACAGGAGTAGATGTCAAGACGGAAAAGCGCATCATTGATCTGATGCTCCAGTTGCGTCAAGAAAACCATACTATTTTGATTTCTACCCACGATCTGGCCTCTGTCTCCACCTTTTGCGATCGCACCATCCTTCTCAATCAGACGATTCTCGCGTCAGGGACGACAGCCGAAACCTTCACCGAAGAAAATCTAGCCCTAACCTTTGGCGGTTTACCCATCAGAAGCCTTAACCCAATGCCTCTGCAATCTGAGGTAGAAGCATGA
- a CDS encoding IS4 family transposase has translation MHHHQSVSIRQISQGRAEQVGFYRFLENENVSMSELVKSLCDHCQQQVKGRHVLAVSDTSEVNLQSHSGRLKLEELGVVGNDRDVGFFIHPTLALDAGTGFPLGLSALQLWTRDPNRPTVKDRGGYQNLPIEEKESFKWLASAERSQHCLKTGGASLVTHIGDRESDLYEEWATVPDAFNHLLVRVRQDRRLLGQSKSLYGYLKSQWGIGFTTITIEYESRTQRMARDAKLLIRCAPVKIQRPEHLKEWDYPPSIQLYAIEAVEQTTPKGQKPIHWRLLTTHTVESLEQALQILEWYKFRWRIERLFAQLKKTGLDLESTQLESGEAIQRLTVLALSVAVATLQMVEGRDEPQWPASITFTDEQQQYLKQIAPTVQGKTTKLQNPYPINSLAWATWIVARLGGWKGYQSQRPPGTATLTHGLKRFEMMFFAWEIAQNRLMCTP, from the coding sequence ATTCATCACCATCAGAGCGTAAGCATCCGTCAAATCAGCCAAGGTCGCGCAGAGCAAGTGGGCTTCTATCGCTTCTTAGAGAATGAAAACGTGTCCATGTCTGAGTTGGTCAAAAGCCTCTGTGACCACTGCCAGCAACAGGTCAAAGGACGACACGTTTTAGCCGTCAGTGATACAAGTGAGGTCAACTTACAATCTCATTCAGGACGCTTAAAGCTCGAAGAATTGGGTGTCGTCGGCAATGATCGCGATGTGGGCTTTTTTATTCACCCGACCCTCGCCTTAGATGCAGGGACTGGTTTCCCGTTAGGATTGAGTGCACTTCAACTGTGGACTCGGGACCCGAATCGTCCAACAGTCAAAGATAGAGGAGGATATCAAAACCTGCCGATTGAGGAGAAAGAATCCTTCAAATGGTTAGCATCTGCTGAGCGAAGTCAACACTGTCTGAAGACAGGAGGGGCTAGCCTGGTCACTCATATCGGTGACCGAGAATCGGACTTGTATGAAGAGTGGGCAACGGTGCCTGATGCATTCAATCATCTCCTAGTCAGGGTTCGTCAAGACCGTCGTCTGCTAGGTCAATCCAAATCACTCTATGGATATCTCAAATCACAGTGGGGGATTGGATTTACCACGATTACGATTGAGTACGAATCCCGTACTCAGCGGATGGCGAGAGATGCAAAGCTACTGATCCGCTGTGCTCCAGTCAAAATTCAACGACCTGAGCATTTAAAGGAATGGGACTATCCACCGAGTATTCAACTGTATGCCATCGAAGCGGTAGAACAGACAACGCCCAAAGGTCAGAAACCGATTCATTGGCGCTTATTGACCACTCACACGGTGGAATCCCTTGAGCAAGCGCTACAAATCCTGGAATGGTACAAATTCAGGTGGAGAATTGAGCGGCTTTTTGCCCAACTAAAAAAGACTGGTTTAGATCTTGAATCGACGCAACTCGAATCGGGTGAAGCAATTCAGCGCCTCACCGTCTTAGCCTTATCTGTTGCGGTTGCGACATTGCAAATGGTGGAAGGACGAGACGAGCCACAATGGCCTGCATCTATCACTTTTACCGATGAACAGCAGCAATACCTGAAACAAATTGCCCCCACAGTCCAAGGTAAAACTACAAAGCTACAAAATCCTTATCCGATTAACTCCTTGGCCTGGGCAACTTGGATTGTTGCCCGCCTGGGTGGATGGAAGGGGTATCAGTCTCAAAGACCTCCAGGTACAGCAACGCTAACCCATGGCCTGAAACGGTTTGAGATGATGTTCTTTGCATGGGAAATAGCTCAAAATCGACTTATGTGTACACCGTAG